The sequence CAATTTCATATTCCtaattattaatcaaattaatgtcTCTAGTACTACACCAAATACTAGTCAACACATATCCCcaatcatcaaatcaaattgATGCCTCTATTATTATCCTGAGTACTAGTCAGATTTATATTCCCTTCCAATATTCATCTCACACCTCACACAACCAAATacatcaaatattataaatactaaaaagaaacataattaaTAGCTTTAACATGTTTATACTAAAGGAATCAGTCTTCTATTTGCTGCTCGTGAAGATCTTGACTCTTAACCCTAAGATCTTGCTATAGTAACCTCTCATGTATCAACATGTATACACATCATCTCCCATTTAGTAACTCAATGTAAGTTCACCTATAAATTAATCACCAATAACAATTTAGCTTATAATGAAAATTCCACTCTCCAAATCCCTATCATTTACATCTTTTATCAAAGGCAAGTTCTTAAAGTTGGCTACTCTAGTCATTTTTACTTAATTCCCAAAACATTGGTTACTGATTTGATTTTATCTAAAGCTTGAAATTCGGTTTTGGGTTTGGCTTATTTCTTCTGAAAGCTAAGATACTCAACTACAACTTTGTTGCAGAAAATAAAACTCGTTTTCACCATTAACATACCCAAATTTCAAGTTATCACAACACCTAAAACTATCCGGTAAGGTTATAGTTCGGTGTCCCCATAAATTTTAGCATATATATGGAgttttatcatttcaaattaAGCAAGTTTATAAGGTCATAATGAATAGAATCCAAAGTATTCTTAGTCTTGTAAAATGCACTACCAAAgctaactctttttttatgtAACACCTAATGCTCTAAAGAATCTTATTATCTTATATGCTCACCATATATCAAATTCCTTTAATTCAAGATACTCATTTCCTTGTTTGCTCATGCGTCCTAGTAACATATGTCATAACCTGGTTACACCTAATCTGATATAAATGATGAGAGAAGTGTAACATCTCCAATCATTATAAGACCTTGCAATATATATAGGTTAGATGACACCATTTTGTCTTCATAGTAATAATTGCATCTTTGCTGACTCGCATAACTCTACCTTTAATAACACATTTTTATTGATGTCCTAACTATTTTATTATGCATTTTGACATGAACAATTCCAATTCCAACAACTTTGATATGAGAATTATCACCTATCAAAATAACTCCACTATTAGGAGATTCATATGTCGAGAATAACTCTTAGTAAGAATagtataaaacaaataacatgtaTCCATACCCAATTATTATTGAAAGTTGAATCGTTGAATCGTTGAATGTAGCAAGGATAAACTTTGACCTGTTAGAATTATCTTCAACAAAATTaacctaatatttttatctcatttttgtccttttttctttaactagGAGTATCCTGATTAAAATTCTGATTTATCTTCTTCCATTTAAGACAAAGTCATAATATGCCATTTCATTTTATAGCGGGAATAGATCAAATTCTTATGTTATGATTATGATCTTTTGTGATCATGattgttatttaaatatttgtcCCTAAACTTACCCCTTTCCTATAATTATCATCAAAATTTTCACTCAAGTAtctctatataaaaactttagaaaataaagaagaCTTAACCTTGTCCAAAGTTATAAGTTTTCTTTTAAACAATAAAGTCTttctaaagttttaatttatagaagacaaagcataaaaataataatagtagggCTTGATCCTCATCATCAATTTTAACacaaatagataaaatttttgtaataattaaattaaactcatCAAGATGACATTTTGATAATGTACCTGTTAGTATAAATGCGCTATAAATAATCAGTTGGTACGAGTGGcattgaaatatatttaatttattaataaaagcttatttatctttaatattcatcaaatatttgattaatgaatctagagtaaagataaagtcctTGAGAcaaaaatgctttgcaaaaaaattaataaaattgttataattataggaTTCTTATTGCATCAAAAAATTATTCCTAAAATGCTCCTAGTCAATGCTCTATTAAGAATGGATATGAATTAGAGATGTTGAGCAGCTGatacatattattttcttttatttgtgaaAGGAAGTGGTTGTTCTCATAAATAGAAGTATGATGGATGCCTAGAACTAATATGCAAATGCTTGTCAAATGACATGTTAACTGAATTAATTAGCATGATAATTCCATATGGAGAGATTACTTGTGTCTATAGAAAGGCTCATGTGACGTTTGTGTAAGTGACCTATAGACTTAatatcactaagttatcttatataaagagtgttatattttgatcatgCTACACGTTGTTCTAATCAATGATAATAAATTGATAGATATTTGGTATAAtatgaactatatgaaggtatttaaGTAAACAAATCACATttgatgaattagaaaaaatgtttcatttattcttaaataatattgattgtaaatCATTGCGcaaggtggaatgagatttgtaaagagtttcaaatcctattcaaataatcaatgactataatgttaagaacaaatatgatttgaaaTAGTAGACACACTTCATGCTTTAATGTGTAAATCGGAACATTGTTGATGAAGGGataataattacaccgaaaaaCTAGTCACTGAAAAGTTGagtcaaaccacttatgactttcttaatatttaagGGATCATGATATGTTGCTAGACATTGTacttgatatttaaatataaatcaatcaattattaaattgataataaattaatttgtttaatttatttaatcctattttatttaggattgtgatttatatttgagcCATCTTATTAGGGAATCTAATGGGCCACGTGTATCAAAACcattagtgaaaaattaaaatgaaatgattaattaaatatgatttaattgtaaataagttttataaattaaggACTAGACACTAATTTGTATAGGGAATTGCAATTCTAAATCTAGAAAATTCAAGTAgagatttgattgaataaatttataaaattagcctaaaataatatatgtgatattatttaagagaCAAACTGATATTTTAccatttatagggtttttaggttttttataaatagaatgctatgcctttttttattattatttcttatggATGGTGAAAAATATGAGTAGAGTACAATACTAATATAcctaaaatacaaaagaaaagagatagcactttaaaatatagtaatttCTCTCTCCTAAAATGGTTTATGAGATTTCTCATTAATGGTTTGTAGTGATTACTATTAGAGACTGGATAATTGGACGACTTGTGATTTATAACAACCCAACATTTAAAGCAaatattcaaagcaaaaaacaatatctaatcTTCAGGTAATCTTTGTATAAATCCTAAAACAATTATAGATCTTTCTAACAGGATTAttgaaactcttgaaaaaatttaaatttattattttcgatgcgtttatatattttgagaaaCCCAATAGTACCTTCAACCATGCATAACATGTATAGATAAGGTTTCAAATAGGGTTTGTGATTTAAAGACTTGATCATGTACAAGGATTCTAACTTTGACCATGAATTAtatgtaaatgaaaaataaaacataatgcTATGAAGAAAAACGAATTGCAAAGCATAGAGCTTGAAAGATGAACTTGAATTTGAAAGAAGAACTTGAATTGAAATTTGTGTAATGAGACGGGCAAAAGAAATACAATGAGGGATACAACTCTCTTTACATACTAATTCTAAGATTTAGTTTCTGTCTTACAAGacaggaaaaataattaatcgaAGAGTTAGCTTTTAACTAGGAAAGTCTTTTAGAATTTATCATATACAAGGAAAtaaatatcttgaatttttacaaGAACTAAACATTAAagactttataaaaaaaaacataatttgaatcGAACACTCATAATTAAAGTCTTCCAAGTTAGTTAAGCTTTGAATAGTATTGGACATCATGGAACCATCATGGTCAGTTGCAGTAGCAGTACtaaatatcaatcataatgcttcttgcccatgccacgtgttttcttttagatgaatcaattatcattttttttattattgaaattattaacAGAtaggctggttttttttttttttttttttgagctctTCATCAATTTTCAGTCGATCCCAACGGTCCCTCGCAATTCACCCCTCAAGGacagaatattaaaaaaaaaaaaaaaaaattgaaaattcctGTCTTACGTCAGCCACCAGTAGAAATGCTCCACTCGACATTTGACAACACAGTAAATAAGGTAATGAAAAGCGCCCAGCAATCATCACCTGCCCGCCAACCTGTCCATCGCATCCAACTTACAGTTTCTTCTACAATTTACCCGCACGCGCGGCATCTCCTTTTAAAATCTTTCCACAGCCACGCACAGCACAGAGGCCGCTTTTCCATTCTTCTGCCTGCCTGccctcctctctctccctcctctcTGCTTTCTGCCTCAGTACTCGTGTTTCTCGTCTCAagcttattattattcaaaacaaGCCGTACACAAACACACTACATTTACACGCACAAACACCACAGGATAAATAACACTGGTACTCgtactattttatttaatttgcttAGTCTTTCTCTCTACTTCACATGACTACTTGCAATTCTATTAATGTGTGTTGCAGCTTTTGACATTCCCTTAGCAGACACTAAAGCTCTCGAACCCCCTTAAACTATACTTCACTGTCCGTAGGATCTCTAGCTACCCCATCTAGCTTGCTTCCACCCTCTTCCTGTCAAATCCTCCTCTGGGCCTTGATTCACTGGAAGGTTTTTCTTACAAGTACCCCTGTTTGCCCTCTACATTTTTGGTGCTCAAAACATGTACAAGAAGGAGAGATCTTCAAGGGAAACCACATTCCCTCAGAGAAGAAGGACCCCATCTTTCTCTTCGACTCTTCTTGATTCTATTTACCGCTCGATTGACGATTCCAACGGCGAAGAACATGTGCTGGGGCGATACTCTAGAGAAACAACCATGATCAAGAAACAGGGTTGCAACTCTGTTTCAACAACCAGGCGTGATGCATCGTTTCTTGAAGAGGAGAAACAAGCATCTCCTACTCTTCGCCGAGCTGTCATGATTGAAAGCTGGATGGAGAAGCGAAGCTCTCGTGGCTCTAAGCATTATAACGCGACCTCAAGCTCTTCAGACTCTAGCTCTgcaggaggaggaagaggaggaggaggaggaggagatgtgTTCTCGTCCTCCGAAAACGAGTCCAGTgtcaaagaaaattcaagttttgcCCAACAAAGAACCAAACCACTTTCAGATACGCCACAACAGAAGCCAAGGTGTGAAGGCGGAGGCTTTAGTAAGACAAAGTTAAGAGCATTGAAAATCTATGGTGAATTAAAGAAGGTAAAACAGCCAATTTCACCAGGTGGTCGCATTGCAAGCTTCCTAAATTCTATTTTCAATTCAGCAAGTGCTGCAAAGAAAGTGAAAATGTGCTCTATTGGGGCCATGGAAGATGTAAGTTTCGAGCGTAAATCAAAGTCTGCTTGCTCATCGGTTACTTCCTTTTCAAGGTCTTGTTTAAGCAAAACACCCCCTCCAAGAGGGAAACCAGGCAATGGCACAAAAAGGTCAGTTCGATTCTATCCAGTCAGTGTCATTGTCGACGAGGATTCTAGACCTTGTGGGCATAAATGTATTTATGAAGATGATCCAGGATTGATGCCAATGCCCCAAAAAGCTGTCAAGAGTACTTCTGTTAGGGAATTAGAGGTTGCTAGAGGAGCAGCAGCAGGTTACTGGAGAAGAAGTTGTCATCAAAAGAAGAGTGTTAGTGAATTTGATTTCAGGGGTTTTCACAGCTATGTTGAAGGTGATGGTGATAGCAATAGTGATGATGAGAGTTGTTCAAGCTCTGATCTCTTTGAGCTCGATCATCTTATTGGGATTGGAAGGTACAGAGAGGAGCTCCCAGTGTATGAAACCACTAATTTCAAAACTAATCAGTCCATTGCTAATGGCTTCATCCTGTAACATCCATGCTGTTATCAAAATGCAAATCTAAATCATCAATGTAATTAATGTTTTGGGGACTTAtctaatcaataatttattttctttctttcgttcTTTCCAAtcatattcattttctttttagtcaaaggttatttgaattttcttcttcttctttccaagCAAGGCCTTTAGCCCTCCATCTAAtcaaaaaaaggagaaaaggtggtttgtttttaatgaaagtAATGTTTGAAAGGAGCAGTCCTCAAGGAGAAGGGATTGCTGTATGAATTGAATTGCAGGGAAGGAATATTAATGAATATTCAACACTCCATTCACACTGTGAACCGTTAAAGCAAAACACAAAGGTGAATTAACAAAgtgagaaaagggaaaaaagcaGATGGAAATTTTTCTTCTCCCCATGAGAAGTGATGTTCTTGCTTTTTCACTGCCTTAGCACATGGCCTCAACCTTACAAGTAAAATTAAAGCCATAGAAAATGATTGCAACTTATCAGggttttccatttttcttttttcttttcttcttcgtcTTAGAAATTTTATTGCACTACTCCTAACAATTGCTTGCTgccttgttaatttttttttaccttcttttctttttttctttttccttttaatttttggcTATCATTTATTATGTTGATTTTCTTGTTGCTTTATATTTCCAAAAACAAATGACAAAATGGTTCTCATTTATTGTCAAGGTAAGTATTAGCCTAATTCTTGAGAATTTGATACACAACTCTAAGTGATCTCATTGTCTTAAACACCAAATTATACAGGTAAGTAATTATATATGTACTTCAGACAAGTGGGGACATACCCAAGAAATCTCTCAAGTCTAAACATGGCAGGTTTGGACATTGTAGCTAGCAAAAATCCAAAGAAACTTTTTCaccaaagaagaaaataaaaagttagcaATCGACTCGACTATATATATTCCATAGATGATATCGATATGAGACACCATTGGCCACTACCATTGACCTTTAAATTATCGTTATATTAAACTCCATTTTgaaaaaggagaaggagaaaacacaatttaaaaggAAACAACAAAGAGGAATGGTAAAGGCAATATGACTCTTCCTTGACCAACTAATGAGAGGTTGTAATGTTGTACAAGCATTTATCAAAGACTTAAAAGACAAGCTATCATTAAAGATGTTGCGATGTCCCGGTCGCACAAATTatttaccctagcttaaaacacaacacacaagatagtatagagcaagcaaggggtcgatcccacgaggaagattcaagtcagatttttatgctatacgttatgtaATTTGGGAGGGGGTTagatgttatataggctaaagaaaaataaaacagaaaactatcaaacagaatttaataaaatcagaaaattatcaagagaacaaaccttggtcgcaatcacacatccacctataaaaatcagaactgatccttgaaacaaaattccagtttatattctgaatttttatcttttcttaacgttggttaattaacggatccgccgtataactaaccctaaccaacaaataatcacagtgtccgcactaatgatttaatccaatggcagccttaagatctagataaattcattaatcttaacaactaagttgtctgcttatgttgctttgatcgaatgttctccctaagattaataacgtagatccgctacaattattaaactcagttgcttcacaagttcatataccacaactcaggttttgatatcaaacttagcaataaattgtctacaataataacttagagtccgctctagcaattaaaataaacaatcataggaaaaataagcataagagaacaaacatattcatcatataaactaaaaagaaaatgtaaaatagatctcacagttcttgaaatctgaaggattccgtgtccttgcaaccaagaaaatgagtttagccttgcatgttcattgaacaactaatcaaaaagatggaagaatgcatgatttagggtttcttagagtagggggcgtttttctcctcttgggtggctgccccccttttcttctcttattctttttatatgctaggaaaccctaatctctattttacaaaatagtcctcccttaagtagacaatttacatttaagtagttcaataactattttcctaaaaaaagagaaatagctttgcatgaaatcttcaagctttgacttagaggagctacattgctgaaataaaaacttggatgtcggtttagatgcttcggaacgtaatctggactcgtttcttcacgaaacctgtttgctagcagaattcagttgtcatctttgaaaaatcatatctccctcatatgacatattttttggctgaaatttggagcgtttataggcctttgagtcaggaatccaaaaaaattgtgtttgcatcaattggacttttgtagctctagatattcaagtcggaatgaccgaaggtcaacattggcagattgcgagatttgactttgaaagctgcgatttccatgctcttccttattttattgtcttgccttagatttccagaaaggtatggatgttagctttttaatgccactggaatcacttcatttcaacctttagagctcacgttctgcacaaaacatcgactgaacgtcaaatctgccaattaccttcaatttactcctttttgcatctttcatccaaaagtgccttcaaaatataaaacaaagaatatcaaggcattttatatataaaacataggcaaaacactagttaaatatgggtgaaactatcgaataatatggttgcatcaaaagACTACCTATTTCACGTCATAAACTGCTACAAAATTACAAGTCATTGACAATTTGATGATATGGTCATTTTGGTAAGagaatatcatcaatatatGATATGATCCAAAGCATAAaagtaaatttgatttgatgacCTCAATTCTAGTCATAGTATTCTTATAATCCATTATAGAAAAGGATAGAAAAGACCATCTAATTTTGGGTATGGCAGAAAAGCTTTTAGGCTGTGATGATAtcccaaaaaaatcaagcagCTTGAGAGCAATGCTTATGTGTTCGATCCATTCTTCTTTGCCAAAATGGTCAGGTGTTGATGCATGATATAGATCCATGAAGATAAAGTTGATTGCTCACATCATTATGGAAATAATGATAATGGAGTATCATAATAGatcatttttctctctcttcaactCCTTGTAGAAAAAATCATTGCTCACTTCATGGCGGAGATAAACAAGAAATTTCATAATGGAGTTGTTGagttaatcaaaatttatgttTGGAATAATAAATGTTCATGTATTTAGGTCCTAACATAAAGTTTGACTTTTAAAGTAGCTGGTGACACCCTGCTAAGCATATTTTATCAATGTATAAAGATGATCAAAgaaagttttttcttaaaattagaATAGTATGCTTACCTCACTCACACACTCACGTCTCTATTTGTTCAAATAAAGGGATATGCTTTCATGAATGAAGATTGATCATTAAGGTAAGTATCtctttcaaaattgtcaattgTAAGTGTTTTTACGATAAAATTGGCTTACCTTATTATGGTCTGTATCTTTGAATGATGtggctatttaaaaaaaaatgatcagtGGTTCAAGGAAGGTTTTTTGGGTTTCCAAGAAGATCTTTAAACAaccaaattatttgttttaatgggAGAAGCCAGTTAaacttattaataaaaagaaaagaaaagtgattTGATATGGTAGAGCCTTTGTCAAATATtgcattattatatattttttcaccaCAAGCTTTAGTTAAATCAATTCTCTTTTTATGTCATCTTGACTTAAAATCCTTGTTTTACCCATTTCCAAGGCAAaaccttttgtcttttttctctcttgataTCCCTAATAATCTCTTCAATACTCATTCAAAATCTTCTCTTCAATTTTGCATTCTACATCATTTAAGAGAAATGGTAAGAAGATTATATcttaatccaataaaaaagcATGTTGTTGGATCTTATGTGAGGTTGAAAAGCATGAAACTTGAAATTTCTtgaaaacattattgatgaatgttgtattaatttatataaggTCAGCATAAGATGAAAGCACAAAAGAAACTTGCACCATTTTCTTCAAGCTCCTCGAATGAACAAAAGCAGGATACCTCATCTCTTGAGAAAATCCCAATTCAACTTTCCAAGATTCAAAAGATTGATGAGAAAGGAAAAGGCATGGCCAATTCATTAAAACCTAAACCATATTCTGCCAAGATGGAGTGTTTCACCTCATTAGAAATATAAAAGGCATACAAAACCAACTTCTCAGGGAAAAATGTGTTTGGAGAATATGAGGTATCTATaagtaatttatttgattttgtctttgctttcattgaagatatttttacaaaaaaaaaagggaaaagttgACTGAAGTGGCACCTGCTCCTTATGTAGAAATTGTGAGGGGATTTTATGCTAAGTGTGACCCGTTTGACTTAGATGCAAAGTCAATCACTTCCAAAGTGAGGGGTCAAACCCTTACCCTATCCCCCTTTGTCATTAAAGACTTGTATGGCATGCCTAAGATCAGTAATTCGAGTTTTCCTTTTAAAGGAATTGAGACACTATCCAAAACCCTAATGAGTAATCTATTTATAAGACTTAATGCACCTAAATGGACTATCAAGTCACAGAGGTTGCCTATAAAGTCATTGGTGGCACCCTGTAGACTGttagtaaaaaatatcatgacCAACTTATGGCTAATTGCTAGACATACAGAACTGActgttgaaaaaacataattcatgTATGCCATTGTGACTGATGTAACCATTGATCTTGCTACACATTTTATATAtgtgattcaaaaaaaaatttcttcgtAACCAAATACCTTgtgcatttaaattttttgcattctttatttatttggttacgTATTAGTATTTGCAAAGTATTATCAAATCATCTGTTAAGAGGTGGTAAACAGTAAAAGAGATTTTCAAATAGATACTCAAATAATAAAGAAccttttttcatctttattaaTTACTAAGCAAGTTAAGTGTTTTTCAGACTTGACTTTTCTAAAGTagatttactttaaaaaaatttattggatAAATTAGCATGGTTATCTTCACTTACTTTTCAATGCTTTTAAATTGATTGGGCATCTAAGAAATTAGACTAGTCTAatcaataacaaattaaatccaACCCAATAAATCAAACTAAACATTTAAGGATTATTTTGGTATTGTAGTTTGCTTTGGTTGTGGTTTTGGCTATAGTTGTAGTTGTATGAAAAAGAATtgatgtgtttggtaaaaatcattgttataattattaatgttattaatATGAGAAATATAAACAATCATAT is a genomic window of Populus alba chromosome 18, ASM523922v2, whole genome shotgun sequence containing:
- the LOC118056684 gene encoding protein BIG GRAIN 1-like A, translating into MYKKERSSRETTFPQRRRTPSFSSTLLDSIYRSIDDSNGEEHVLGRYSRETTMIKKQGCNSVSTTRRDASFLEEEKQASPTLRRAVMIESWMEKRSSRGSKHYNATSSSSDSSSAGGGRGGGGGGDVFSSSENESSVKENSSFAQQRTKPLSDTPQQKPRCEGGGFSKTKLRALKIYGELKKVKQPISPGGRIASFLNSIFNSASAAKKVKMCSIGAMEDVSFERKSKSACSSVTSFSRSCLSKTPPPRGKPGNGTKRSVRFYPVSVIVDEDSRPCGHKCIYEDDPGLMPMPQKAVKSTSVRELEVARGAAAGYWRRSCHQKKSVSEFDFRGFHSYVEGDGDSNSDDESCSSSDLFELDHLIGIGRYREELPVYETTNFKTNQSIANGFIL